Proteins from a single region of Fibrobacter sp. UWB5:
- the nspC gene encoding carboxynorspermidine decarboxylase codes for MFEKTLDYSQVPSPCFVLDEARLRRNMEILDDIQKRGNVKIICALKGYSFWRSFPLIGQYLAGATASSLNEARLAKEEMGKEVHVFAPVYDDDEIDQILACAGHITFNSFSQWQRFKGKTLAAGVSAGIRVNPQFSTVETDLYNPCGKFSRLGVTEAEFKPELLDGIEGLHFHALCEQDADALEGVLKAFEQHFGKYLPQMKWVNFGGGHHITRKDYHREELVRILNDFHSRYPHLSVIMEPGEAVGWQTGELVASVGDIVHNEMDIVVLNVSISAHMPDCLEMPYRPTVTGAGMPGEKRFTYKLAGNSCLAGDQLGDFSFVEPLKVGDKIIFEDMIHYTMVKTTFFNGVRHPSIGKFDEQGKFHLLHKFTYEQFKEKL; via the coding sequence ATGTTTGAAAAAACACTCGACTATTCCCAAGTTCCTTCCCCCTGTTTTGTTCTTGATGAGGCCAGACTGCGCCGTAATATGGAAATTCTGGACGATATCCAGAAGCGGGGAAACGTAAAAATCATTTGCGCCTTAAAAGGTTACAGTTTTTGGCGCTCTTTCCCCCTCATCGGCCAGTACCTAGCCGGTGCCACCGCCTCCAGTCTGAACGAAGCAAGACTCGCCAAGGAGGAAATGGGTAAAGAAGTCCACGTGTTCGCCCCCGTCTATGACGACGACGAAATCGACCAGATTCTCGCCTGCGCAGGCCACATTACCTTCAACAGCTTTAGCCAGTGGCAGCGTTTTAAAGGCAAGACTCTCGCCGCAGGTGTGAGCGCAGGAATTCGCGTAAATCCGCAATTTTCGACCGTCGAGACCGACCTGTACAACCCGTGCGGCAAGTTTTCGAGACTCGGCGTCACCGAAGCGGAGTTCAAACCGGAACTCTTGGACGGCATCGAAGGGCTCCATTTCCACGCTCTCTGCGAACAGGACGCCGACGCCCTGGAAGGCGTGCTGAAGGCCTTCGAGCAACATTTCGGCAAGTACCTGCCGCAAATGAAATGGGTGAATTTTGGCGGCGGCCACCACATTACCCGCAAGGATTACCACCGCGAAGAGCTCGTGCGCATTTTGAACGACTTCCACAGCCGCTATCCGCACCTCTCCGTTATCATGGAACCGGGTGAAGCCGTCGGGTGGCAGACGGGCGAACTGGTCGCCTCAGTCGGAGACATTGTCCACAACGAAATGGACATTGTCGTACTGAACGTATCGATCAGCGCACACATGCCGGACTGCCTCGAAATGCCGTACCGCCCCACCGTGACGGGTGCAGGCATGCCGGGAGAAAAGAGATTTACATACAAACTAGCAGGAAATTCCTGCCTCGCCGGCGACCAGCTCGGGGACTTTTCCTTTGTCGAACCGCTCAAGGTGGGCGACAAGATCATCTTTGAAGACATGATCCATTATACAATGGTCAAGACCACGTTCTTCAACGGGGTGCGTCACCCGAGTATCGGCAAGTTCGACGAACAGGGCAAATTCCATTTGCTCCACAAGTTTACTTACGAGCAGTTCAAGGAGAAGCTGTAA
- the tsaE gene encoding tRNA (adenosine(37)-N6)-threonylcarbamoyltransferase complex ATPase subunit type 1 TsaE: protein MLFHSEEETYNWAVEFGRSLKPGDKVALYGNLGAGKTVISRGVCKGLGFTGSVCSPTYTILHEYPNNPPIFHFDLYRLDGGADLNEVGLDPDYLEKGISLIEWPERLEDNDPGLTHKIEIKILSETEREIEVTNL, encoded by the coding sequence ATGCTTTTCCACAGCGAAGAAGAAACTTACAACTGGGCGGTTGAATTCGGACGCAGCCTGAAGCCGGGCGACAAGGTGGCTCTTTACGGCAACCTGGGCGCCGGCAAGACGGTCATCAGTCGCGGGGTCTGCAAAGGTCTCGGTTTCACGGGATCCGTCTGCTCCCCCACCTACACCATTCTGCACGAATACCCTAACAACCCGCCGATTTTCCACTTCGACCTTTACCGCCTGGACGGCGGCGCCGACTTGAACGAAGTCGGCCTCGACCCCGATTATCTGGAAAAAGGAATCAGCTTGATCGAATGGCCAGAACGCCTCGAAGACAACGACCCCGGTCTCACGCACAAGATTGAAATAAAAATCCTCTCGGAAACCGAGAGGGAAATCGAAGTCACAAACCTTTAA
- a CDS encoding SufE family protein gives MSELMDARLSEVREKFASFSDPDDKWKFLLDLARAHKGMDTALKAEKFIIQGCASTMYLVPSFDGAKIHFEMDVEGGTTNPLISRGLGALALKIYNDMAPADILAVDPKFFQDIGLNVGLSPTRSNGFASLVKQIYLYARVFAALTKK, from the coding sequence ATGAGCGAATTAATGGATGCGCGTTTGAGCGAAGTTCGCGAAAAGTTTGCAAGCTTTAGCGACCCCGATGACAAGTGGAAATTCCTCTTGGATTTGGCTCGCGCCCACAAGGGTATGGACACTGCCTTGAAGGCGGAAAAGTTCATTATTCAGGGTTGTGCATCGACCATGTACCTGGTTCCGAGTTTTGATGGCGCAAAGATTCACTTTGAAATGGATGTGGAAGGCGGTACCACGAATCCGCTGATTAGCCGCGGGCTCGGTGCCTTGGCGCTCAAGATTTATAACGACATGGCTCCTGCAGACATTCTCGCAGTGGACCCGAAGTTCTTTCAGGATATTGGCCTGAATGTGGGACTTTCGCCGACGCGCTCGAATGGTTTTGCAAGCTTGGTCAAGCAGATTTATTTATATGCACGGGTCTTTGCGGCCCTCACCAAAAAATAG
- a CDS encoding NAD(P)/FAD-dependent oxidoreductase yields MANFTSNRYDVVVCGAGPAGLMAACTLGRLTSGTRRILLLDKKEPWKEPIFCAEAVSKDRLNSLWPVDDSFVRGTLSGIYFTSPKRYRAEFYSKDCGLILDRARFHHSISDGCVSAGVECHYDTVIKKLEKTEEGWNITVSVGGEIETLFAEAVVDATGPSCRLTRNIDCLKGIESGDTDLEPAIFAVAEGIEHSKEHIELFFGSEFESGYGWIFPRDGVEVNIGFVLGKDVDHKVPLRQKLLDFIARDYPKAKVKAVYGGMIACGQSTKPMAKCGLFKAGDAASCVNPISRSGIVESLLCGKIVAESVKEWLGEPNENRSAVESKVLDRWMAALGKKHLQVARAKVGFNKISDKQFDRAAFKLSKLPREKQTLFRIFFNVLWAAPSLIWKMRSFLR; encoded by the coding sequence ATGGCAAATTTTACCTCAAATCGATACGATGTGGTGGTTTGCGGGGCCGGTCCTGCCGGTCTCATGGCTGCCTGTACCCTTGGTCGCTTGACCTCCGGTACCAGACGGATTTTGCTTTTGGACAAAAAAGAGCCCTGGAAAGAACCTATTTTCTGTGCCGAAGCGGTATCCAAGGATCGCTTGAATTCCCTTTGGCCGGTCGATGATTCCTTTGTCCGCGGGACTCTTTCTGGAATTTATTTTACCTCGCCCAAGCGTTACCGTGCTGAATTTTATAGCAAGGACTGCGGCTTGATTCTGGACCGCGCCCGGTTCCACCATTCCATTTCGGATGGTTGCGTGTCTGCAGGCGTGGAATGCCACTACGACACGGTTATCAAGAAACTTGAAAAGACCGAAGAAGGCTGGAATATTACGGTGTCGGTCGGCGGCGAAATCGAAACCTTGTTTGCCGAGGCCGTTGTCGATGCGACTGGCCCGAGCTGCAGGCTGACTCGCAATATTGATTGCCTTAAGGGCATTGAATCGGGCGATACCGATTTGGAACCCGCCATTTTTGCGGTGGCCGAAGGCATTGAACACAGCAAGGAACATATCGAGCTCTTTTTCGGTTCCGAATTTGAATCGGGCTACGGCTGGATTTTCCCGCGCGACGGCGTCGAGGTGAATATCGGCTTTGTGCTCGGCAAGGATGTGGATCACAAGGTCCCCCTGCGTCAGAAACTGTTGGATTTTATTGCCCGCGATTACCCGAAGGCAAAGGTCAAGGCCGTGTATGGCGGCATGATCGCTTGTGGCCAGTCTACAAAGCCCATGGCCAAGTGCGGCCTCTTTAAGGCGGGCGATGCGGCTAGCTGCGTGAACCCCATTAGCCGTTCGGGCATTGTCGAATCGCTTTTGTGCGGCAAGATTGTCGCGGAATCGGTCAAGGAATGGCTCGGCGAACCGAACGAAAACCGTAGTGCCGTTGAATCCAAGGTTCTTGACCGCTGGATGGCTGCCCTCGGCAAAAAACACCTGCAGGTGGCTCGCGCCAAGGTCGGTTTCAATAAAATCAGCGACAAGCAGTTTGACCGCGCGGCTTTCAAGCTTTCGAAGCTCCCACGCGAAAAGCAGACTCTGTTCCGTATTTTCTTTAATGTTTTGTGGGCTGCACCTTCCTTGATTTGGAAGATGCGTTCCTTCTTGCGGTAG